The following are from one region of the Armatimonadota bacterium genome:
- a CDS encoding glycoside hydrolase family 127 protein: protein MMTVLPTLPTVGANSAYAANRAPLLPSPLIKLPAGSVTPRGWLRHQLECMAEGYCGRLSEISDFCQFEGSAWASPDGEGRFGWEELPYWLRGYVSLGYALDDPRIIAEARKWLDATLTSQDESGYFGPRDNLRKHDLWPNMIMLDALRTFHEATGDDRVITFMLNYCRWLNSLPFERFLPESWQKLRAGDLLDTIHWLYNQTGEAWLVELARIVHERTSDWSGTVASWHGVNICQCFREPAQFYVQSGDRRYLQATIRNYDTVMRVYGQVPGGMFGADENARPGYTGPQQAAETCSMVEIMRSHEMLTRITGDTLWADRCEDVAFNSLPASMTPDLQGLHYLTAPNMVQLDQTSKAPFLQNEGNMLAYDPRLFRCCQHNAAMGWPYFCESLWAATLSDGLAAMLYAPCEVEASAGGRTVRIVEETDYPFGETVRFTITPDQPAAFPLFLRIPGWCEGARVTLNGFVVEGNPQPGSWVQLSRTWQPGDVVELDLPMSVRVRRWETQKNACSVHRGPLAYSLKIAEDWRPYREEEKWSAYEVYPASPWNYGLVLDGVDPASSLQFCRDESPLADQPFAVDTAPVQMQVRARRIPQWAMVGGICGPLERSPVRSSEPEETVTLIPMGCARLRISMFPVIGDGPDAVQWEGATIIAGASHVHDSLGALSDEVLPGNSNDHNVPRFTWWDHRGTAEWVQYSFARPRTVKACEVYWFDDQPIGGQCRVPKSWRVLYLAGNQWREVEGASGYGVLKDQLNRCEFQPIETIALRLEVQLQPNWSGGILEWRIEGP, encoded by the coding sequence ATGATGACTGTCCTGCCCACGCTCCCGACAGTCGGCGCGAACTCCGCCTACGCCGCAAATCGTGCTCCTCTATTACCCTCTCCTCTCATCAAGCTCCCCGCGGGGTCCGTCACCCCGCGCGGCTGGCTACGACACCAACTCGAATGCATGGCCGAGGGCTACTGTGGCCGGCTTTCCGAGATCAGCGACTTCTGCCAGTTCGAGGGCAGCGCGTGGGCCAGTCCAGACGGCGAAGGCCGGTTCGGCTGGGAGGAGCTGCCCTACTGGCTCAGGGGATATGTCTCGCTGGGGTACGCGCTGGATGATCCGCGGATCATCGCCGAAGCCCGCAAGTGGCTGGATGCCACTCTCACAAGTCAGGACGAGAGCGGCTACTTCGGCCCGAGAGACAACCTGCGCAAGCACGACCTGTGGCCGAACATGATTATGCTCGACGCCCTGCGCACTTTCCACGAAGCCACCGGCGATGACCGCGTTATCACCTTCATGCTCAACTACTGCCGGTGGCTCAACTCTCTGCCCTTCGAGCGATTCCTGCCGGAAAGCTGGCAGAAGCTTCGAGCCGGGGACCTGCTGGACACTATCCACTGGCTCTACAATCAGACCGGGGAGGCCTGGCTCGTCGAACTGGCCCGGATTGTCCACGAGCGCACCAGTGACTGGTCCGGCACCGTGGCAAGCTGGCACGGGGTCAATATCTGCCAGTGTTTTCGCGAGCCCGCCCAGTTTTATGTGCAGTCCGGCGATCGGCGCTATCTGCAGGCGACGATCCGCAACTACGACACTGTCATGCGCGTTTACGGTCAAGTCCCGGGCGGGATGTTCGGCGCCGACGAAAACGCCCGCCCGGGCTACACAGGCCCCCAGCAGGCCGCCGAGACCTGCTCCATGGTGGAGATCATGCGCAGCCATGAGATGCTCACCCGCATCACCGGCGATACGCTCTGGGCCGACCGCTGCGAAGACGTGGCATTCAACTCACTGCCGGCCTCAATGACCCCCGACCTGCAGGGTCTTCACTATCTCACCGCCCCCAACATGGTGCAGCTGGACCAGACCAGCAAAGCGCCTTTCCTGCAGAACGAAGGCAATATGCTGGCCTATGACCCGCGCCTGTTCCGCTGCTGCCAGCACAACGCCGCCATGGGCTGGCCGTACTTCTGCGAGAGCCTCTGGGCAGCCACCCTCAGCGATGGTCTCGCGGCAATGCTCTACGCTCCCTGCGAAGTCGAGGCTTCCGCGGGCGGCCGGACGGTGCGCATCGTGGAAGAGACCGACTATCCCTTCGGCGAGACCGTCCGCTTCACCATCACTCCAGACCAGCCCGCCGCCTTCCCACTTTTCCTGCGGATCCCGGGCTGGTGCGAGGGTGCGCGCGTCACTCTCAATGGGTTCGTCGTCGAGGGCAATCCCCAGCCCGGTTCCTGGGTGCAGCTATCCCGCACCTGGCAGCCCGGCGATGTGGTGGAGCTTGACCTGCCCATGTCCGTCCGCGTCCGGCGCTGGGAGACCCAGAAAAACGCATGCTCGGTGCATCGCGGGCCTCTGGCCTATTCCCTGAAGATCGCCGAGGACTGGCGCCCCTACCGCGAGGAAGAGAAATGGTCGGCGTATGAGGTCTACCCTGCGTCGCCCTGGAACTACGGGCTGGTGTTGGATGGTGTCGACCCGGCCTCCTCCCTGCAGTTCTGTCGCGACGAGAGCCCCCTCGCAGACCAACCCTTCGCCGTCGACACCGCGCCCGTGCAGATGCAGGTCAGGGCACGCAGGATCCCGCAGTGGGCCATGGTCGGCGGCATCTGCGGACCGCTGGAGCGCAGCCCGGTACGCTCATCCGAGCCCGAAGAGACCGTGACCCTCATCCCCATGGGCTGCGCGCGCCTGCGCATTAGCATGTTCCCGGTCATTGGCGACGGCCCGGATGCCGTGCAGTGGGAGGGGGCCACCATCATCGCCGGCGCTTCCCATGTCCATGATAGCCTGGGCGCGCTCAGTGACGAGGTCTTGCCGGGCAACTCCAACGACCACAACGTGCCGCGCTTTACCTGGTGGGACCACCGGGGTACTGCCGAGTGGGTCCAGTACAGCTTCGCCAGGCCCCGCACGGTAAAGGCCTGCGAGGTCTACTGGTTCGACGACCAGCCCATAGGAGGGCAGTGCCGCGTGCCGAAGTCCTGGCGGGTCCTTTATCTTGCGGGGAATCAGTGGCGCGAAGTCGAAGGTGCGAGCGGATACGGGGTCCTGAAAGATCAGCTCAACCGCTGCGAGTTCCAGCCCATCGAGACGATTGCCCTGCGCCTCGAGGTCCAGCTTCAGCCCAACTGGTCGGGCGGCATCCTGGAGTGGCGCATCGAAGGGCCGTAA
- a CDS encoding carboxypeptidase regulatory-like domain-containing protein, producing the protein MCSRPVPFWLLGVLLLTGLLAGCSVPQRILRPYRPRPTGPYPPPPPTTTTTTPPARSQDELGFIVMLPDATTLADSCPGTTEFCVTRGQDKPKAGDWKACSARHVVSKLAPGDVTLRVRKAGFAPAKRDLRLPISGGRDVIIVLGPARRTVHGIVYLPDGTTIAKKAKVAVTPVGIDPSQKDWQPTDDGKFEAPSPRDGYHSIHARLSGYPDGLVIAPIPPISDDPLRLVLGQRDRALHWTIADASRNPRRENDFMLHQRTRRGRSRSERTVQERTDASGTLLVVFQGGCDEMVVTPDSQYPRVTITPENLDKYEHYTLLPRGARVVKGKVVDFEGKPVGNGCQVELRVPGEPRPRTTSPGSQDGCYTFYNVPAGSLQLVAKSSEAPDSQVETVEFTGASDLLVPVLKLGKPARLVVTLVGPSGPVKLHADVHAQGSPEPVGDRGSYGQSIRFQGPNEKGEFVAKSARPGEWQIHVSADVCRQVAPVTVMTKAGETTRVSIRVFPLVDASLRILTRAKKPLVSTPVVVSWWLPSERGFRDGGSSQATTDAKGIAHIIGVDPNAEEVAVLCEAGAYKGKPEGFPSTEPTTVVLDAPASVEGTIELVGARYPRAGRGVCVVLSTSPSPPRFEPLVEGWNELGKTRPKDAADRRLAFEPDSPSFRFTKIPVGPLQWYLHLFAPDMVSAPVALNLQPGKTTHVALRAWWPASVRVIVKGTPRDGKGSLSVGLNQESAVPGTSWIRARREAMDASVFVADRIPPAEWVVSASYYDPKDDSAALEGHVLVTAVAGKESVATVSLKPKKVRKLGGSG; encoded by the coding sequence ATGTGTTCACGCCCGGTCCCATTCTGGCTGCTGGGCGTCCTGCTCCTCACCGGCCTGCTGGCGGGCTGCAGCGTGCCTCAACGCATACTCCGCCCTTACCGTCCCAGACCCACCGGCCCGTACCCTCCCCCACCGCCCACGACCACAACTACAACGCCACCAGCACGCTCCCAGGACGAGCTCGGCTTCATCGTCATGCTCCCTGACGCGACGACCCTGGCGGATTCATGCCCGGGCACCACTGAGTTCTGCGTCACGCGTGGCCAGGACAAGCCAAAGGCCGGCGACTGGAAGGCTTGCAGCGCCCGGCATGTGGTAAGCAAGCTCGCACCCGGCGATGTGACCCTCCGCGTGCGCAAAGCGGGCTTTGCCCCGGCCAAGCGCGACCTGCGCCTGCCCATCTCCGGCGGCCGCGATGTCATCATCGTGCTCGGCCCGGCGAGACGGACGGTCCACGGCATCGTCTACCTGCCCGATGGGACAACTATCGCGAAAAAAGCGAAGGTCGCCGTCACTCCAGTCGGCATCGATCCAAGTCAGAAGGACTGGCAGCCCACTGATGACGGCAAGTTCGAAGCGCCCTCTCCCCGCGACGGTTACCATTCGATCCACGCCCGGCTCTCCGGCTACCCGGACGGCCTTGTGATCGCGCCAATCCCACCGATTTCCGACGACCCGCTGCGCCTTGTCCTTGGGCAGCGCGACAGGGCCCTGCACTGGACCATCGCAGACGCGTCCCGCAATCCGCGCCGTGAGAACGACTTCATGCTCCACCAGCGGACGCGGCGCGGGCGGTCCCGGTCCGAACGCACCGTGCAGGAGCGCACCGACGCGTCAGGGACGCTCTTGGTGGTGTTCCAAGGCGGGTGCGATGAGATGGTGGTCACCCCGGACAGTCAGTACCCGAGGGTCACGATCACCCCCGAGAACCTGGACAAGTACGAACACTACACCCTCCTGCCCCGGGGGGCGCGCGTGGTCAAGGGCAAGGTGGTGGATTTCGAAGGCAAACCCGTGGGCAACGGCTGCCAGGTGGAGTTGCGAGTTCCCGGCGAGCCGAGGCCACGCACAACCAGCCCCGGCAGCCAGGACGGTTGTTACACTTTCTACAACGTTCCCGCGGGTTCGCTGCAACTGGTCGCCAAGAGCAGTGAGGCACCGGATTCCCAGGTCGAGACCGTGGAGTTCACGGGCGCTTCCGATCTGCTGGTCCCGGTCCTCAAGCTCGGCAAGCCGGCACGCCTTGTGGTCACCCTCGTGGGGCCCAGCGGCCCGGTGAAGCTGCACGCAGATGTCCATGCCCAGGGCTCCCCCGAACCGGTGGGTGACCGTGGCAGCTACGGACAGAGTATCCGCTTCCAGGGCCCCAACGAAAAGGGAGAGTTCGTGGCGAAGTCCGCGCGGCCGGGTGAATGGCAGATCCACGTCTCGGCCGATGTCTGCAGGCAGGTGGCGCCGGTCACCGTCATGACCAAGGCCGGGGAGACGACCCGCGTCAGCATCCGCGTGTTCCCGCTGGTCGACGCAAGCCTCAGAATACTCACGCGCGCGAAGAAACCCCTGGTGTCCACGCCGGTCGTCGTCTCATGGTGGCTACCCTCAGAGCGCGGATTCCGCGATGGCGGCTCATCCCAGGCCACCACCGACGCGAAGGGAATCGCTCACATCATCGGGGTCGACCCGAACGCCGAGGAGGTCGCGGTGCTCTGCGAGGCCGGCGCGTATAAAGGGAAACCGGAGGGCTTTCCCTCCACAGAACCCACAACCGTCGTTCTGGACGCCCCCGCATCGGTGGAGGGCACCATCGAGCTCGTGGGCGCTCGCTATCCCCGCGCCGGACGCGGCGTGTGCGTGGTGCTCAGTACATCGCCTTCGCCGCCAAGATTTGAGCCCCTCGTCGAGGGCTGGAATGAACTGGGCAAGACCAGGCCGAAAGACGCCGCTGACCGGCGCCTTGCTTTCGAGCCGGATAGCCCATCCTTCCGCTTCACCAAGATCCCCGTGGGACCGCTGCAATGGTACCTGCACCTGTTCGCACCGGACATGGTCTCGGCGCCGGTTGCCCTGAACCTGCAACCCGGGAAAACCACCCATGTCGCTCTCAGGGCCTGGTGGCCGGCATCGGTTCGAGTGATTGTCAAGGGCACCCCCCGAGACGGCAAGGGCAGTCTGTCTGTGGGGCTGAATCAAGAATCAGCTGTGCCGGGCACATCCTGGATTCGGGCCCGGAGGGAGGCGATGGACGCAAGCGTGTTCGTCGCGGACCGCATTCCCCCGGCGGAATGGGTGGTGTCGGCCTCCTACTACGACCCGAAGGACGACAGCGCTGCGCTGGAGGGGCATGTGCTCGTCACTGCCGTCGCCGGGAAGGAATCGGTGGCCACGGTCTCGCTGAAACCGAAGAAAGTGCGGAAGCTGGGCGGCAGTGGCTGA
- a CDS encoding ATP phosphoribosyltransferase, whose product MPKGSLQNATMEIFQNAGFRVSVDERQYRPYMDDEEIWCVLLRAQEMPGYVQSGILDCGLTGLDWIKEQDADVVEVADLVYSKRGMTPYKWVLAVHESSDIAGPKDLDGKKVATELVNASRRYFESHGVKPDIEFSWGATEAKCPSLVDAIIEGTETGSTLRANNLKIIDVLFESTTKFIANKEAWADPWKRQKIEDMVMLIKGALAAESQVGLKMNVAAENLASVLDCLPALKTPTVSPLADGEWVAVETVTDRKTVRTLIPRLKQAGAQGIIEYPLSKIIP is encoded by the coding sequence ATGCCCAAGGGCAGCCTTCAGAATGCCACCATGGAGATCTTCCAGAATGCCGGGTTCCGGGTGAGCGTGGATGAGCGCCAGTACCGCCCGTACATGGATGACGAGGAGATCTGGTGCGTCCTCCTGCGCGCCCAGGAGATGCCCGGGTACGTCCAGAGCGGCATTCTCGACTGCGGTCTCACCGGCCTGGACTGGATCAAGGAACAGGATGCCGACGTGGTCGAGGTCGCCGATCTCGTCTACTCCAAGCGCGGCATGACCCCGTACAAGTGGGTGCTCGCGGTCCACGAGAGTTCCGACATCGCCGGCCCGAAGGACCTTGACGGCAAGAAAGTCGCCACCGAACTCGTGAACGCGTCCCGGCGCTACTTCGAAAGCCACGGTGTGAAGCCGGACATCGAGTTCTCCTGGGGAGCCACGGAAGCCAAGTGCCCCAGTCTCGTAGACGCCATCATCGAGGGCACCGAAACCGGAAGCACTCTGCGCGCCAATAACCTCAAGATCATTGATGTGCTCTTCGAGTCCACCACCAAGTTCATCGCGAACAAGGAAGCCTGGGCCGACCCGTGGAAGCGTCAGAAGATCGAGGACATGGTCATGCTCATCAAGGGCGCTCTTGCAGCCGAATCCCAGGTGGGCCTGAAAATGAACGTTGCTGCCGAAAACCTCGCCTCCGTGCTCGACTGTCTTCCCGCCCTGAAGACCCCCACCGTCTCGCCCCTGGCCGATGGGGAATGGGTCGCGGTGGAGACTGTCACCGACCGCAAGACCGTGCGTACTCTGATCCCCAGGCTCAAGCAGGCGGGGGCCCAAGGGATCATCGAGTACCCCCTGAGCAAGATCATCCCGTAA
- a CDS encoding PQQ-binding-like beta-propeller repeat protein — MVPETDFSRDSGGSTMIPLGTRIIRIKKAPRYHASWPVILLLFLAALPVCADDWPVFGHDNSRSHVSPNEVRLPLHEQWVYKPLAAPDPAWADPQNVPVEGVLEFNKTKFDDVFHITAANGLAYFGSSSDNCVYCLDQATGALKWRFFTNGPVRLAPTIAEGRAYFGSDDGYAYCVDAKTGELVWKMPGAPGTRRVLGHGKMISMWPLRTGVLVQNGIAYFTAGIFPGERIYIHAVKASDGSRIWLNDSLSDRDSGSFDLSPQGYLLASDEVLYVPSGRSLPAAVNLSDGSFNYKRSYSRWQTGAVAGTYASLGGSYALLYGDHLYVGSEFMAAYDAASGNLGFAWFPGQKLVVTAEVSYMLDQETITALDRIKYPELSRQRRDLGTQRANVASSKAEDKEQKLAELDQKLNEVNEAISKCTSWTYEAPGKLLEMIVTKNAVIAGGDGFVVALDRNTGAEIWRGTVEGEAKGLSLAGDTLYVSTTAGNIHAFGPKQVAKPTVHQPKPAAPYANDRLSAFVERAAQAIVDGSGVKRGYCVVIGSGDGRLAYEIAKRSELQVYGICFQPDNVAIAREKLAAAGMLGTRVQVELGSLSQLPYADYSANLVVSGQLVMTGKMETPPAEIMRILKPCGGVAYLGQPAEGAPGKLERAALEQMLAGSELAGASISTENGLWARYERGPLPGAGSWTHQYGDAGNTAATGDTFLRCPLEVLWYGEPGPDKVPSRHAGNAAPLSINGKVFLQGMNEIMCFDAYNGVMYWDRMIPGAMRVGMVNECSNLACDDRALFVAIGDQCLRLDQETGETLNTFTIPKVDEERRTWKYVAVADGVLIGSSSTKGQYSDVLFGMDAVTGDILWVHQGKNIRNNAIAVDGGRVYFPDQTATDDQRAQALAAKVAELEGKGMTRDQAIKELANVDVRVAYALDLRTGEMLWETPVDLTGCAAHVLTAMASRGVLVFCASHANGHYWPQFLGGEYASRAAVALSTDDGSLLWAKPLGYRIRPLIVGDKLIAEPWAFDLHSGEQITRTNPVTGLPSLWQFERPGHHCGTISGSPNGLWFRSWSFAYYDLIADQGTEHFAGQRAGCWINMIPANGLLVCPEASSGCVCLVSIHATTVLKPSNTHRAWGLFSDPGATMPVKHLRLNLGAPGDRAASNGGLWLSYPRPPGRMRLNVDAKLTILPGQGYYSRAAEDTLVGNTTEPWLYASGCRGLTSLNVPLVGPVDGSALYTVRLLFADPDNAAPGKRTFDIKLQGNTVDTGVDIAKLGGGKDCAVVREFKGIEVTDSLSVELVPTVEKLEADTVPLLCGLEIVREKVLQVGMTVPNFTLSDLDSAGKGEIRIANYTDETFNGSLHLTAPEQVAVDPARTEVTLEPGKSLAIPISVNVAQRGAKAQLEIDTRLVWTDGRVETQRAIAVEYLGARGRARILPSADAYVSKGTPDKNFGADATLLVDGGNTQFGDESHNVAYLRFPLDLPGKPVSATLRIHVPAGGHTQSADSGKVRLVTGPWDEYTITYDKRPEPGKDLAILGRIEQQEWVERVLDINLTGLKELSICLDPTGNDGASYVSREGPQKPELVVEYEAP, encoded by the coding sequence ATGGTACCGGAAACAGACTTCAGCCGCGACAGCGGAGGCTCAACGATGATCCCCCTCGGCACCCGCATCATCCGCATCAAGAAAGCTCCCCGATATCATGCGTCATGGCCAGTCATCCTCCTTCTATTTCTGGCGGCGTTACCCGTGTGCGCCGACGACTGGCCCGTTTTCGGTCACGACAACTCCCGCAGCCATGTGTCGCCAAATGAAGTGCGGCTGCCGCTACACGAGCAGTGGGTCTACAAGCCCTTGGCCGCTCCCGACCCTGCCTGGGCCGACCCGCAGAATGTACCCGTCGAGGGCGTCCTGGAGTTTAATAAGACCAAGTTCGACGATGTCTTCCACATCACCGCCGCCAATGGTCTGGCGTACTTCGGATCATCCTCGGATAACTGCGTCTACTGTCTGGACCAGGCTACCGGTGCGCTCAAATGGCGTTTCTTCACCAACGGCCCGGTGCGCCTTGCTCCCACCATCGCCGAAGGCCGCGCATATTTCGGCTCCGACGACGGCTACGCCTACTGCGTGGACGCAAAGACCGGCGAGCTGGTCTGGAAAATGCCTGGCGCCCCAGGAACCCGCCGCGTCCTGGGACACGGGAAGATGATCTCCATGTGGCCCTTGCGCACAGGCGTGCTCGTGCAGAACGGCATCGCCTATTTCACGGCCGGCATCTTCCCGGGCGAACGCATTTACATTCATGCCGTGAAAGCCTCCGATGGTTCCCGGATCTGGCTGAATGACTCCCTGAGCGACCGCGATTCGGGCAGCTTCGACCTGTCTCCCCAGGGCTACCTGCTTGCATCCGACGAGGTCCTGTACGTGCCATCGGGCCGCAGTCTGCCCGCCGCAGTCAACCTCTCAGACGGCAGCTTCAACTACAAGCGCAGTTACAGCCGCTGGCAGACCGGCGCGGTGGCAGGCACGTACGCCTCGCTTGGCGGCAGTTACGCGCTCTTGTATGGAGACCACCTGTATGTGGGCTCCGAGTTCATGGCCGCCTACGACGCCGCCTCCGGCAATCTGGGCTTTGCGTGGTTCCCGGGTCAAAAGCTCGTGGTGACTGCGGAAGTTTCCTACATGCTGGACCAGGAGACCATCACTGCACTGGACCGCATCAAGTACCCCGAACTCAGCCGCCAACGCCGCGATCTGGGCACCCAGCGGGCCAACGTGGCCTCTTCGAAAGCCGAGGACAAGGAACAGAAGCTTGCCGAACTCGACCAGAAGCTCAATGAAGTCAACGAGGCAATCAGCAAGTGCACTTCATGGACATACGAAGCCCCCGGCAAGCTGCTTGAGATGATCGTCACCAAGAACGCAGTGATCGCCGGTGGCGACGGCTTCGTGGTCGCTCTGGACCGCAACACCGGCGCCGAGATATGGCGCGGGACGGTGGAGGGTGAAGCGAAGGGCCTGTCCTTGGCCGGAGACACTCTCTATGTCAGCACTACCGCGGGAAACATCCACGCTTTTGGCCCGAAACAGGTGGCAAAGCCAACCGTTCACCAGCCGAAACCAGCCGCGCCGTATGCGAACGACAGGCTCTCCGCCTTCGTTGAACGTGCCGCCCAGGCCATCGTGGACGGCAGCGGCGTGAAGCGCGGTTACTGTGTGGTCATCGGCAGCGGTGACGGTCGTCTTGCCTACGAGATCGCGAAGCGATCCGAACTCCAGGTCTACGGCATCTGCTTCCAGCCCGACAATGTGGCCATTGCCCGGGAGAAGCTTGCGGCTGCAGGAATGCTGGGCACCCGCGTCCAGGTGGAGCTTGGCAGCCTCTCCCAGCTGCCCTACGCCGACTACTCGGCAAACCTCGTCGTCTCCGGGCAACTTGTGATGACGGGGAAAATGGAGACGCCTCCGGCTGAGATCATGCGCATTCTCAAGCCCTGCGGCGGTGTGGCCTACCTGGGACAGCCTGCCGAAGGCGCGCCCGGAAAACTGGAACGCGCCGCTCTCGAGCAGATGCTGGCGGGCAGTGAACTAGCCGGCGCCAGTATTTCCACCGAAAACGGTCTGTGGGCTCGGTACGAGCGCGGCCCACTCCCCGGCGCAGGCTCATGGACCCACCAGTACGGTGACGCGGGCAACACAGCCGCAACCGGCGACACTTTCCTGCGCTGCCCGCTTGAGGTGCTCTGGTACGGGGAGCCCGGCCCGGACAAGGTCCCCAGCCGCCATGCCGGGAACGCCGCGCCTTTGTCTATCAACGGCAAGGTTTTCCTCCAGGGCATGAACGAGATCATGTGCTTCGATGCGTACAACGGCGTCATGTACTGGGACCGGATGATCCCCGGAGCGATGCGGGTGGGCATGGTCAATGAGTGCAGCAATCTCGCCTGCGACGACAGGGCGCTTTTCGTCGCCATCGGCGACCAGTGCCTGCGCCTCGACCAGGAGACTGGCGAAACGCTGAACACCTTCACCATCCCGAAAGTTGATGAGGAGCGCCGCACCTGGAAATACGTGGCCGTCGCAGATGGCGTGCTCATCGGCAGCAGTTCCACCAAGGGCCAATACAGCGACGTGCTCTTCGGCATGGACGCCGTGACGGGCGACATCCTCTGGGTTCATCAAGGCAAGAACATCCGCAACAACGCCATCGCCGTGGACGGCGGCCGCGTGTATTTCCCCGACCAGACTGCCACCGATGACCAGCGCGCACAGGCTCTCGCAGCCAAAGTCGCGGAACTCGAAGGCAAGGGCATGACCCGCGACCAGGCCATCAAGGAGCTGGCGAACGTGGACGTCCGAGTGGCTTACGCCCTTGACCTGCGCACCGGGGAAATGCTCTGGGAGACCCCCGTGGACCTCACGGGCTGCGCCGCCCACGTGCTCACCGCCATGGCGAGTAGGGGCGTCCTGGTCTTCTGCGCGTCCCACGCAAACGGGCACTACTGGCCGCAGTTCCTCGGCGGCGAGTACGCTTCCCGCGCCGCGGTCGCGCTGTCCACAGATGACGGCTCCCTCCTGTGGGCCAAGCCCCTGGGCTATCGCATTCGCCCGCTCATCGTTGGGGATAAGCTGATTGCCGAGCCCTGGGCCTTCGACCTGCACAGCGGCGAACAGATCACCCGCACCAACCCCGTCACAGGGCTGCCGAGTCTATGGCAGTTCGAGCGCCCCGGTCACCACTGCGGCACCATCAGCGGCTCCCCCAATGGCCTGTGGTTCCGCTCCTGGTCCTTCGCCTACTACGACCTGATCGCCGACCAGGGCACCGAACACTTCGCCGGTCAGCGCGCAGGCTGCTGGATCAACATGATCCCGGCCAACGGGCTTCTGGTCTGTCCCGAAGCCAGTTCGGGCTGCGTCTGTCTTGTCTCGATCCACGCCACAACGGTACTGAAGCCCAGCAATACCCACCGCGCCTGGGGCCTGTTCAGCGACCCCGGCGCAACCATGCCGGTGAAGCACTTGCGCCTCAATCTCGGCGCGCCGGGCGACCGCGCGGCATCCAACGGGGGCCTGTGGCTGTCCTACCCGCGGCCTCCCGGTCGCATGCGCCTCAATGTCGACGCCAAACTCACCATTCTTCCTGGCCAGGGCTACTACTCCCGCGCCGCCGAGGACACCCTCGTGGGCAATACCACCGAGCCTTGGCTCTACGCATCGGGCTGTCGGGGGCTAACCTCCCTCAACGTGCCGCTCGTGGGTCCGGTGGACGGGTCCGCCTTGTACACCGTGCGCCTGCTCTTCGCGGACCCAGACAATGCGGCCCCAGGCAAGCGCACCTTCGACATCAAACTTCAGGGCAACACTGTTGACACCGGCGTGGACATCGCGAAACTTGGTGGCGGCAAGGACTGCGCCGTGGTGCGCGAGTTCAAGGGCATCGAGGTCACCGACAGTCTGTCCGTGGAACTCGTCCCCACGGTAGAGAAGCTCGAAGCCGACACCGTCCCGCTCTTGTGTGGCCTGGAGATCGTCCGCGAGAAAGTGCTGCAGGTGGGGATGACGGTACCGAACTTCACTCTGAGCGACCTGGACAGCGCAGGCAAGGGCGAGATTCGCATCGCCAACTACACCGACGAGACCTTTAATGGGAGCCTCCACCTCACCGCTCCCGAGCAGGTAGCGGTCGATCCGGCGCGCACCGAGGTGACCCTCGAGCCCGGCAAGAGCCTGGCGATTCCGATCTCGGTGAACGTCGCCCAGAGGGGCGCCAAGGCTCAACTGGAGATTGACACCCGCCTGGTCTGGACGGATGGACGAGTAGAGACCCAGCGCGCCATCGCCGTCGAGTACCTGGGCGCCCGGGGGCGCGCGCGAATCCTGCCCTCCGCTGACGCGTATGTGAGCAAGGGCACGCCGGACAAGAACTTCGGCGCAGACGCCACGCTCCTGGTGGACGGCGGCAATACCCAGTTCGGCGACGAGAGCCACAACGTCGCCTATCTGCGCTTCCCGCTGGACCTGCCGGGCAAGCCGGTCTCGGCGACCCTGCGCATCCACGTCCCTGCCGGCGGCCACACCCAGAGCGCCGACTCGGGCAAGGTCCGCCTGGTGACCGGGCCGTGGGACGAGTACACCATCACCTACGACAAGCGCCCGGAGCCGGGGAAGGATCTGGCAATCCTGGGCAGAATCGAGCAGCAGGAATGGGTGGAGAGGGTCCTGGACATCAACCTGACCGGCCTCAAGGAACTGTCGATCTGTCTCGATCCCACCGGGAATGATGGGGCCAGCTACGTCTCCCGCGAAGGCCCGCAGAAGCCCGAACTGGTCGTGGAGTACGAGGCACCCTGA
- a CDS encoding DUF1559 domain-containing protein: MKGRSGFTLIELLVVIAIIAILAAILFPVFARARESARRTNCLSNLKQLALGSMMYAQDYDELLPVGATQGNPLLNVVQAVWPYVRNRPIFYCPSISVLVPYNPLLENTDANWNTGNIGYYFFSMLDIHPHTGPFITRHPPRQLTLSSDTDLWMWSDVFGAFYWNQGAPFCHGLPKWSFTNVAFVDGHVKAMSGRPVDIFK, from the coding sequence ATGAAAGGCCGCAGCGGATTCACTCTCATCGAACTGCTGGTCGTCATCGCGATCATCGCTATCCTTGCCGCAATTCTCTTTCCCGTGTTCGCACGGGCTCGCGAGAGCGCCCGGCGCACCAACTGCCTGAGCAATCTGAAGCAGCTGGCTCTGGGCTCGATGATGTACGCACAGGACTACGACGAACTTCTGCCTGTTGGCGCAACTCAGGGCAACCCGCTGCTCAACGTGGTGCAGGCTGTCTGGCCGTACGTGCGCAACCGCCCCATTTTCTACTGCCCGTCTATCAGCGTGCTTGTCCCGTACAACCCGCTGCTGGAGAACACTGACGCCAACTGGAATACCGGCAATATCGGCTACTACTTCTTCTCGATGCTTGATATCCACCCCCACACCGGGCCGTTCATCACCCGGCACCCGCCGCGGCAGTTGACCCTTTCATCCGATACGGACCTGTGGATGTGGAGTGACGTGTTCGGAGCATTCTACTGGAACCAGGGTGCGCCATTCTGCCACGGTCTTCCTAAATGGAGTTTCACGAACGTGGCTTTCGTCGACGGGCATGTGAAGGCCATGTCCGGCCGACCTGTGGATATTTTCAAGTAG